The window AAATGAAGAAGATCTAAAGGATCTTCTGGAAAGGCTCAAACATACAAGTTATGTAAAATATGTAAATTGGAGCCAGGGGGCTAAAGATCATTAGAGATTGTTTACTCTTTTATGATGTGAATAGATTCAGGATCAATATGTACGTTTACTTTCTCGCCTATTTTAATTTTATACTTTTTGATAGTATCTTTTAAAGATACTGCTTTTAGAGAGATATCGCCTCGTAAAAAAATTTTATAAAAGAAATCAATCTGAACAACGTTTACAACTTCAAGGCTTATAATATTTTTTAAGTTGTGGTTTTCTTTTTCTGATTCGTCTAAAAAGGTCACATCTTCGGGCCTTATGCAAAGAATCACACTTTCTTTGACTGAAGTTCTCTCTTTTGAGTGTATCTCAAAATCAAGTTGGTTGAATTTTGCCTTTATAAGAAAAAGATCAGAGGATATATTTTCTACAAATTGGATTTTTGCTGAAAATAAATTTTCTATTCCTACAAAATTTGCGACAAATTTAGAATTTGGCCTTCTAAATATTTGATTTTTTTCTCCAACTTGAATTAGATTTCCATCTTTAATGATTCCTACAAGGTCTCCCAAAGTGAACGCCTCGACGTGATCGTGAGTTACATAGATTGCACTTAAAGAGAGCTTTTTCAAGATCTGCAAAAGCTCTTCTCTGAGCTCTTCTCTTGTGCGAGCATCAAGTGCTGACATAGGCTCATCGAACAAAAACATCTTAGGATTCGTAATTAAAGACCTTGCTAGGGCGACTCTTTGTTTTTCTCCACCGCTTAAATTAGATGGATATCTGTCTAAAAGGCTTTCTATGTGAAGCATTTTTATTATCTCTTCTGGATCAAGATTTGTTTTCTTGTATTTTTTTGCGAATTTGATAGGTGAGAGTATGTTCTCTTTGACTGTCCAATGCGGAAAAAGCGCAAAATCTTGAAACATAAATCCCATCTCTCTCTTTTCTACT is drawn from Thermodesulfobium sp. 4217-1 and contains these coding sequences:
- a CDS encoding ABC transporter ATP-binding protein translates to MSFLKVSDIQVKVEKFLLKNISFELKKGQILAILGPSGAGKTLLLETIAGFYIPNSGQIYLDGQNISKLPVEKREMGFMFQDFALFPHWTVKENILSPIKFAKKYKKTNLDPEEIIKMLHIESLLDRYPSNLSGGEKQRVALARSLITNPKMFLFDEPMSALDARTREELREELLQILKKLSLSAIYVTHDHVEAFTLGDLVGIIKDGNLIQVGEKNQIFRRPNSKFVANFVGIENLFSAKIQFVENISSDLFLIKAKFNQLDFEIHSKERTSVKESVILCIRPEDVTFLDESEKENHNLKNIISLEVVNVVQIDFFYKIFLRGDISLKAVSLKDTIKKYKIKIGEKVNVHIDPESIHIIKE